One Mytilus trossulus isolate FHL-02 chromosome 5, PNRI_Mtr1.1.1.hap1, whole genome shotgun sequence DNA segment encodes these proteins:
- the LOC134717593 gene encoding uncharacterized protein LOC134717593, with amino-acid sequence MLRSKTGKFQSKKSFVKQFKAQESRRNILVSHPVDEPITADHNYVHANTYPVFSDSDLELGASCTIDPSLNNDWKTGRRVVELQALAQQMFCTSCDARLHLADIESERRYGLGSILFIRCQNSVCSSLNDVKTGKRNNGTFDINSKLALAMVHTGMGPVQINNFLATLNLPPVVPSTLKRREQKIDTTLETVAKKSCLEAQKEEIEKGNGKMEVSFDGGWQKRGTGWNYNSNTGHASLIGKETGKVLQFSLRSKSCQICDLHQGKTTLYLYMNVQKTGMVLVRQWSLTWQYQWPES; translated from the exons ATGTTGCGAAGTAAAACAGGAAAATTTCAATCGAAAAAGTCATTTGTTAAGCAATTCAAAGCTCAAGAGTCCAGAAGAAATATATTAGTAAGTCATCCTGTTGATGAGCCCATTACAGCAGATCACAACTACGTGCATGCCAACACTTATCCAGTTTTCTCAGACTCAGATCTTGAACTTGGTGCAAGCTGTACCATTGACCCATCTCTTAATAATGACTGGAAGACAGGTAGACGGGTAGTCGAGCTTCAAGCCTTAGCCCAACAGATGTTTTGCACCTCGTGTGATGCTCGACTACACCTGGCCGACATCGAGAGCGAGAGACGATATGGTTTAGGCAGCATACTTTTTATAAGGTGTCAGAACAGTGTGTGCAGTTCATTAAACGACGTTAAAACAGGAAAGAGAAACAACGGAACATTTGACATCAATTCAAAATTAGCACTAG CCATGGTACACACAGGAATGGGCCCAGTACAGATTAACAACTTCCTTGCAACTTTAAATTTACCACCAGTTGTGCCGTCCACTCTTAAGAGAAGGGaacaaaaaattgatacaaCTCTGGAGACCGTAGCCAAAAAATCTTGTCTTGAGGCCCAAAAAGAAGAAATTGAAAAGGGAAATGGAAAG atggaAGTAAGCTTTGACGGTGGGTGGCAGAAAAGGGGTACAGGATGGAATTATAATAGTAATACAG GCCATGCATCATTAATTGGGAAAGAAACGGGAAAGGTATTGCAGTTCTCTCTTAGAAGTAAATCTTGCCAGATATGTGACCTACATCAGGGTAAAACCACACTATACCTGTACATGAATGTTCAAAAAACTGGGATGGTTCTAGTAAGGCAATGGAGCCTGACATGGCAATATCAATGGCCAGAGAGTTAG
- the LOC134719411 gene encoding uncharacterized protein LOC134719411 — protein sequence MYAIKECQTKEPESLRKSLDIIVPHLYGDHSLCASEDATWCSYQKNPSQFRYRSLPQGKPLTCPSLQTDLKAIVNSQKDRAACLTNLGSTQANENFNFIVSTKAPKNKSFGSSKSLTGRISASVLQKNEGHKYLEKVNKAVGLSPGEFTFRMALKIAAKRKLQKAKQISLQAKRKRLLKKILKSKKEATKEIHEGVTYYQAAELHLDEELTQTTEIPNRLTLPENAFTYVVFDTETTGRGRNSDILQIAAGDDFNVYAQPRCEISEQASAVNMLRYDRGTNTMFHRGIPVLSKPIQEALLDFIEYLKKVPQPILVGHNACNFDIPIVCNRMSEFKLFSEFSSHVFGFVDTLKISKRIFQKCDVGNYKQENLVSKLTNCTYQAHDAKEDVRVLTTLFTEKIEKEVLDEDLFHISFHDVKKRYDEILQQKFMSLAAVTKLARNGVSPLHLRLAHNRNSGLKLLLTDLHIRLTNKNLTSVISFLEKEE from the exons ATGTACGCCATAAAAGAATGCCAGACAAAAGAGCCAGAGAGTCTTAGAAAATCACTGGATATTATAGTTCCACATTTATATGGTGACCACTCTCTTTGTGCCAGTGAAGATGCTACCTGGTGCAGTTATCAGAAGAATCCTTCTCAATTCAG GTACCGCAGTCTACCGCAGGGTAAGCCTCTCACATGTCCAAGTCTTCAGACAGATCTTAAAGCCATTGTAAACAGCCAAAAAGATAGAGCTGCCTGCTTGACCAACTTAGGATCAACCCAAGCAAATGagaattttaatttcatagttTCAACAAAAGCTCCAAAAAACAA GTCATTTGGATCAAGCAAATCTCTGACAGGGAGAATTTCAGCATCTGTTCTGCAGAAGAACGAGGGTCACAAGTATTTAGAAAAG GTTAACAAGGCTGTAGGATTATCACCGGGAGAATTTACCTTCAGAATGGCCTTAAAAATTGCTGCTAAGAGAAAGCTTCAAAAAGCGAAGCAGATTAGTTTACAAGCAAAGAGGAAAcgtctgttgaaaaaaatattgaaaagtaagAAAGAAGCAACTAAGGAAATTCACGAAGGTGTTACCTACTACCAAGCTGCTGAATTACATCTAGATGAAGAACTAACCCAAACAACAGAAATTCCCAATAGATTAACACTACCTGAAAATGCCTTTACATATGTTGTATTTGATACAGAAACAACTGGCAGAGGGAGAAATAGTGACATTTTGCAGATAGCAGCTGGTGATGATTTTAATGTGTATGCTCAGCCACGTTGTGAAATTTCTGAACAGGCATCTGCTGTGAATATGCTAAGATACGATAGGGGAACAAATACTATGTTCCATAGAGGTATTCCAGTTTTATCAAAACCAATACAGGAAGCTCTTTTGGATTTTATTGAATATCTAAAGAAAGTTCCTCAACCCATACTTGTAGGACACAATGCTTGTAATTTTGACATTCCTATTGTTTGTAATAGAATGtctgaatttaaattattttcagaattttcttctcatgtttttggttttgttgacactctgaaaatttcaaaaagaatcttcCAAAAGTGTGATGTTGGCAACTACAAGCAGGAAAATCTCGTCAGTAAACTTACAAACTGCACTTATCAAGCACATGATGCAAAAGAAGATGTGAGAGTATTGACTACTTTATTCACAGAAAAAATAGAGAAGGAAGTGCTTGATGAAGACCTTTTCCACATATCCTTTCATGATGTGAAGAAAAGATATGATGAAATTTTACAACAGAAATTTATGTCATTAGCAGCAGTGACCAAGTTGGCCAGAAATGGTGTCTCTCCACTTCATCTTAGATTAGCGCATAACAGAAACTCTGGTTTAAAGTTATTATTAACTGATCTGCATATAAGATTAACAAACAAGAACTTAACATCTGTGATTAGTTTCCTGGAGAAAGAAGAGTGA